A stretch of the Marivirga tractuosa DSM 4126 genome encodes the following:
- a CDS encoding TolC family protein, producing the protein MKLNKIRIFCAVAFFMPISILAQEEITKPMSLEECVNYALENNRNLKTTRMEEAIAETQVGETRSMGLPQVKFQSGMNYNYEVQKAFLPNEILGNPEPGFTPVQFSPEYDGNAAFSVSQLLFDGSYFVGLQAAKTLRELRQKESNQSEVETVEAITKAYYLVLITEERLKLLDANQEQLERVLKETKVLYENGFAEKIDVDRINVNYNNIQTENNKAKRSFDVSMDMLKFQMGMPINSPLELSGSISNLTLEAEEYLNKSENFDYRERSEFSILQVNQDLANLDLRNNKATHLPKLHANFSYGWNSGVNGTSELFDFSNNWLSFGAVGISIQWNLFTGLNRSSKMEKNRIQIEQIEIQKEQLKSSIDMEIKKAKDDLKSAKESMDVQKQNMALAQSVYEQIETKYKNGLASSRELLDAETSKKEAETNYYSSLYDAVIAKIELEKALGILY; encoded by the coding sequence ATGAAGCTTAACAAAATCAGAATTTTTTGTGCAGTTGCCTTTTTTATGCCTATTAGCATATTGGCGCAAGAGGAAATTACCAAACCTATGAGTTTGGAAGAATGTGTGAATTACGCATTGGAAAATAATCGAAATTTGAAAACTACGAGAATGGAAGAAGCCATTGCAGAGACTCAAGTAGGAGAAACACGATCTATGGGTCTTCCGCAAGTAAAGTTTCAAAGTGGGATGAATTATAATTATGAAGTGCAAAAGGCATTTTTACCCAATGAAATTTTAGGAAATCCTGAGCCAGGTTTTACCCCTGTTCAATTTAGTCCCGAATATGATGGTAATGCTGCTTTTTCTGTTTCGCAACTTCTGTTTGATGGCTCTTACTTCGTGGGTCTTCAAGCAGCCAAAACCTTAAGAGAATTAAGACAAAAGGAATCTAATCAATCGGAGGTGGAAACCGTGGAAGCTATTACAAAAGCTTACTATTTGGTATTGATTACCGAGGAGCGTTTGAAATTGCTGGATGCTAATCAAGAGCAATTAGAAAGAGTACTCAAGGAAACGAAAGTCTTATATGAAAATGGATTTGCAGAGAAAATTGATGTAGATAGAATCAATGTGAATTACAATAATATTCAGACAGAAAATAACAAGGCTAAAAGGAGCTTTGACGTTTCCATGGATATGTTAAAATTTCAAATGGGAATGCCTATTAACTCACCTTTGGAACTCTCTGGTAGCATATCAAACCTAACCCTCGAGGCAGAGGAATACTTGAATAAATCTGAAAATTTCGATTATAGAGAGAGAAGTGAATTCTCTATCCTGCAAGTTAACCAAGATTTGGCCAATTTGGATTTGAGAAATAATAAAGCCACCCACCTTCCTAAGTTACACGCAAATTTTAGTTATGGATGGAACTCGGGAGTAAATGGCACCAGTGAATTATTTGACTTCAGTAATAATTGGTTGAGTTTTGGAGCTGTTGGTATTAGCATACAGTGGAATTTGTTTACTGGATTAAATCGATCAAGCAAAATGGAAAAAAACAGAATTCAGATTGAGCAAATTGAAATTCAGAAGGAGCAATTGAAAAGCTCCATTGACATGGAAATCAAAAAAGCAAAAGACGATCTGAAGTCGGCCAAAGAAAGTATGGATGTACAAAAGCAAAATATGGCTTTGGCGCAATCTGTTTACGAGCAAATTGAAACTAAATATAAAAATGGCTTAGCAAGCAGTCGTGAATTATTGGATGCTGAAACTTCCAAGAAAGAGGCTGAAACCAATTATTATAGCTCACTTTACGATGCGGTGATTGCCAAAATAGAATTAGAAAAAGCATTAGGAATATTGTATTGA
- a CDS encoding TetR/AcrR family transcriptional regulator — protein sequence MSTEKNILEGAKNLFMQFGLKSITMDDIARKVGVSKKTIYQFFNDKNSIVFKSVHEHFSDHRKEIENVLENSKDAIESIYRISKCMKVQIEAINPTVLYDLQRYFPKAYKRFLEFKNTFMKDRMSQIIENGISTGYFRKEINTEILIIQRIEQVQLAFNNEVFPRDKFDFKEVHEQLFDHFIHGILTEKGKEKYNQYLNEEHEA from the coding sequence TTGAGTACAGAGAAAAATATATTAGAGGGAGCAAAGAACTTATTTATGCAATTTGGCTTGAAGTCTATCACAATGGATGATATAGCCAGAAAAGTAGGGGTAAGCAAAAAAACAATCTATCAGTTCTTTAATGACAAAAATAGCATTGTATTCAAATCTGTTCATGAACATTTTTCAGACCACCGCAAGGAAATAGAAAATGTTTTAGAGAACAGTAAAGACGCAATAGAATCTATTTATAGAATTTCAAAATGTATGAAGGTACAGATAGAGGCAATAAATCCAACGGTTCTTTATGATTTACAGCGTTATTTCCCCAAGGCGTATAAAAGGTTTTTGGAGTTTAAAAACACTTTTATGAAGGATAGAATGAGTCAAATCATTGAAAATGGAATCTCCACTGGCTATTTCAGAAAAGAAATTAATACTGAAATTCTAATTATTCAAAGAATTGAACAAGTTCAATTGGCTTTTAATAATGAAGTTTTCCCAAGGGATAAATTCGATTTCAAGGAAGTTCACGAACAGTTGTTTGATCATTTTATTCATGGAATATTAACTGAAAAAGGAAAAGAAAAATATAATCAATATTTAAATGAAGAGCATGAAGCTTAA
- a CDS encoding alpha/beta fold hydrolase, producing the protein MKYDHIIFGDNILNYSINGNGKTPLLAFHGFGQSKEVYLPFSELLGDEYTVYAFDIYYHGNSEWKDRNQALEKQDWEVILKSFLEKHQIEKFAVVGYSMGGKFALASLELFPRKIKEFLLIAPDGIKTSFWYSLATYPNSFRRFFRAMIVKPKYFYQILTFTKKMGLVDKSLLKFANTQMNTREKRRRVYLTWVVFRHLKFDLKLIAFLINQNKIPTMMFTGKYDKIITAENMMDLLKHVKEYEHVILEAGHNTLIADTAKHLAKAP; encoded by the coding sequence ATGAAGTACGACCATATAATATTTGGAGATAATATTTTAAATTATTCTATTAATGGAAATGGTAAAACACCACTTTTAGCCTTTCATGGATTTGGGCAATCAAAAGAAGTATATCTTCCCTTTTCTGAATTATTAGGGGATGAATATACTGTTTATGCATTTGACATCTATTACCATGGGAATAGTGAATGGAAGGACAGAAACCAAGCCTTGGAAAAGCAAGATTGGGAAGTAATATTAAAATCTTTTTTGGAAAAACATCAAATTGAAAAATTTGCAGTTGTAGGTTATAGCATGGGAGGAAAATTTGCTTTAGCTAGTTTAGAGCTATTTCCAAGAAAAATAAAAGAGTTTTTATTAATTGCACCAGATGGAATTAAAACTTCATTTTGGTACAGTTTGGCAACCTACCCTAATTCTTTTAGAAGATTTTTTAGAGCAATGATAGTGAAGCCGAAATACTTCTATCAGATTTTAACTTTCACAAAAAAAATGGGCTTGGTCGATAAAAGTTTACTGAAATTTGCCAATACCCAAATGAACACTAGAGAAAAAAGAAGAAGAGTTTATTTAACTTGGGTAGTTTTCAGGCATTTAAAATTTGATTTAAAATTAATAGCCTTCCTTATCAACCAGAATAAAATCCCGACAATGATGTTTACGGGCAAATATGATAAAATCATCACTGCCGAGAATATGATGGATTTATTAAAGCATGTAAAAGAATATGAGCATGTAATTCTGGAAGCGGGGCATAATACCTTGATTGCTGATACGGCTAAGCATTTGGCCAAAGCCCCTTAA